CGCATCACGGTTTGCGGGTGTCGAGCAGCGTAACCGGCAACCCGGAACGCCACGTTTCAAAGCCGCCGAGCGGCTGGGCTTCGGCGAGCGCGATACGCGTCAGCGTGCCGCCATGCTGCGCGCGCCATGCGATCAGCGCCGCTTCGCCTTCGAGCGTCACGGCATTTGCCACCAGCCTGCCGCCGCTTTTTAGCGCGCGCCAACAGGTATCGAGCACGCCTTCCACGGTGACGCCGCCGCCGATGAAAATCGCATCCGGCGCCGGCAAATCCTGCAACGCGGCGGGCGCCTTACCCGCGATCAGCTGCAGTCCCGGCACGCCGAGCGCGTCGCGATTGTGCTCGATGAAACCCTGGCGCTCGCCGTTCGCTTCAATCGCAATCGCGCGGCAGCTCGCGTGCGATCGCATCCACTCGATGCCGATCGAACCGCAGCCCGCGCCCACGTCCCACAGCAACTCGCCGGGCGCGGGCGCAAGACGGCCGAGCGTCAGCGCGCGCACGTCGCGCTTCGTCAGCTGACCGTCGTGTCGGAACGCGTTGTCGGGCAGTCCCGGGGTCAACGGCAGGCGCGGTGCATCGGGCGCAGCGCGCCGGCATTCGAGCGCAATCAGATTCAGCGCCGCCGTCTCGCCAATCGACCATTCATGCGCGCGGGCGTCGATCGCGCGCTCGGCCTCGCTGCCCAGATGCTCCATCACGATCATGCGCGTCGCGCCGAAGCCGCGTTCCCCGAGCCATGCAGCGACAGCCGCGGGCGTCGTACCGTCCGCGCTCAGCACGAACACGCGCGCATCTTCGTGCAGATGCGTCTGCAAGGCCGCGAGCGGCCGTCCGACGAGCGACACCGTCGGCACGTCCTGCAACGCCCAGCCCAGCCGCGCCGCGGCCAGCGACACGGACGACGGTGCTGGCAGCACGCGAAGTTCATCGGCGGGAACCTGGCGCGCGAGCGTCGCGCCGACGCCATAAAACATCGGGTCGCCGCTCGCCAGCACGCACACGGGCGTGTTCCGCCGCGCGAGCACGGGCGCGATGTCGAACGGCTGCGGCCACGGCTCGCGCACGGCGTTCAAACAGGCGGGCAGCATCGACAGATGCCGCTCGCCGCCATAGATCACCGATGCGTCGATCAGCGCGCGCCGCGCCGCTTTCCCCAGACCGGCAAACCCGTCGTCGCCCATTCCCACCACGGTCAGCCAGGCCGGCATGCCTCGATCCTCATCT
This Paraburkholderia phymatum STM815 DNA region includes the following protein-coding sequences:
- a CDS encoding bifunctional cobalt-precorrin-7 (C(5))-methyltransferase/cobalt-precorrin-6B (C(15))-methyltransferase, which encodes MPAWLTVVGMGDDGFAGLGKAARRALIDASVIYGGERHLSMLPACLNAVREPWPQPFDIAPVLARRNTPVCVLASGDPMFYGVGATLARQVPADELRVLPAPSSVSLAAARLGWALQDVPTVSLVGRPLAALQTHLHEDARVFVLSADGTTPAAVAAWLGERGFGATRMIVMEHLGSEAERAIDARAHEWSIGETAALNLIALECRRAAPDAPRLPLTPGLPDNAFRHDGQLTKRDVRALTLGRLAPAPGELLWDVGAGCGSIGIEWMRSHASCRAIAIEANGERQGFIEHNRDALGVPGLQLIAGKAPAALQDLPAPDAIFIGGGVTVEGVLDTCWRALKSGGRLVANAVTLEGEAALIAWRAQHGGTLTRIALAEAQPLGGFETWRSGLPVTLLDTRKP